A single window of Longimicrobium sp. DNA harbors:
- a CDS encoding response regulator — protein sequence MFATAYLQRRVLAMQAKTILVVDDHAPTREGYVAFLVDCGYRVIAAAHGGEAILHVHRYHPDLVLMDINMPVLDGIETAESLREHVPAAALRIVALTGCESQVKRERMHAVCDDVLQKPCPPELITSRIQSLIGMAS from the coding sequence ATGTTCGCAACGGCTTACTTGCAGCGGAGGGTGCTGGCGATGCAGGCGAAGACGATCCTGGTCGTGGACGATCACGCCCCGACCCGCGAGGGCTACGTCGCCTTTCTCGTGGATTGCGGGTACCGCGTCATCGCGGCGGCGCACGGTGGCGAGGCGATCCTGCACGTGCACCGGTACCATCCCGACCTGGTGCTGATGGACATCAACATGCCCGTGCTGGACGGGATCGAGACCGCCGAGTCGCTGCGGGAGCACGTGCCGGCCGCGGCGCTGCGCATCGTCGCGCTGACCGGCTGCGAGTCGCAGGTGAAGCGGGAGCGGATGCACGCCGTCTGCGACGACGTCCTGCAGAAGCCGTGTCCTCCCGAGCTGATCACCTCGCGTATCCAATCGCTCATTGGGATGGCTTCTTGA